The following are encoded in a window of Solidesulfovibrio magneticus RS-1 genomic DNA:
- a CDS encoding phage major capsid protein encodes MSLSLSEIEAITNDYFAAAGGRAVDIYFRNSFLLDLLMNRQAGLFERPAGGEKIRVPLSYSDSEGGFFTRADTLSSDDRVTINAAAFNWKHAYGNATVYLTDEVAAAGDYAVVQFVTQKLETAQRTCSGWLAATLYSAAGDEAPTLTGLRALTSPDPDKAYGGIAENDLVAADGSKPWKGVTVADAETMSLETLQTLRSAAKVSDGRDGKPNVAVTTEALYNKVSRILQVQQRFVTDDGVAQAGFAHLVYEGMVLAADDYCPAGHLFAVNTNHLGFAIHQNGFFARQPWVDLAGPAGRSMKILWHGNLICSNRKAHACHANLS; translated from the coding sequence ATGTCCCTTTCGCTCAGTGAAATCGAAGCCATCACCAACGACTATTTCGCCGCCGCCGGCGGCCGGGCCGTGGACATCTACTTCCGCAACTCGTTTCTGCTCGACCTGCTCATGAACCGCCAGGCCGGCCTGTTCGAGCGGCCGGCCGGGGGCGAGAAGATCCGGGTGCCCCTGTCCTACTCCGACAGCGAAGGCGGCTTTTTCACCCGGGCCGACACGCTCTCCAGCGACGACCGCGTCACCATCAACGCCGCCGCCTTCAACTGGAAGCACGCCTACGGCAACGCCACCGTCTACCTCACCGACGAGGTGGCCGCCGCCGGGGACTACGCCGTGGTCCAGTTCGTCACCCAAAAGCTCGAAACCGCCCAGCGCACCTGCTCGGGCTGGCTGGCCGCCACCCTCTATTCCGCCGCCGGCGACGAGGCCCCGACCCTGACCGGCCTGCGGGCCCTGACCAGCCCCGATCCCGACAAGGCCTACGGCGGCATCGCCGAAAACGACCTCGTGGCCGCCGACGGCTCCAAGCCCTGGAAGGGCGTCACCGTGGCCGACGCCGAAACCATGAGCCTGGAGACCCTGCAGACCCTGCGCAGCGCCGCCAAGGTCTCCGACGGCCGCGACGGCAAGCCCAACGTGGCCGTCACCACCGAGGCCCTCTACAACAAGGTCTCCCGCATCCTGCAAGTCCAGCAGCGCTTCGTCACCGACGACGGCGTGGCCCAGGCCGGATTCGCCCACCTCGTCTACGAAGGCATGGTGCTGGCCGCCGACGACTACTGCCCGGCCGGCCATCTCTTCGCCGTCAACACCAACCATCTCGGCTTCGCCATCCACCAAAACGGCTTCTTCGCCCGCCAGCCCTGGGTCGATCTGGCCGGACCGGCCGGCCGCTCCATGAAGATCCTGTGGCACGGCAACCTCATCTGCTCCAACCGCAAGGCCCACGCCTGCCACGCCAATCTGTCCTAA
- a CDS encoding zinc ribbon domain-containing protein → MPLYDFACRVCDREFEAMAPMDRTENICTCGGSAKRLLSVGRGYRADADWLPSVTAVADKTSPAPHVRAFLAEPSRANYRRFLRGEGIRPQEPGEERARRPDPGPAVAREVLERHKARRGLV, encoded by the coding sequence ATGCCGCTGTATGATTTCGCCTGCCGGGTCTGCGACCGGGAGTTCGAAGCCATGGCCCCCATGGACCGGACCGAAAACATTTGCACCTGCGGCGGCTCGGCCAAGCGCTTGCTGTCGGTGGGGCGCGGCTACCGGGCCGACGCCGACTGGCTCCCGTCCGTCACGGCCGTGGCCGACAAGACCTCGCCTGCTCCCCATGTCCGGGCCTTCCTGGCCGAACCCAGCCGGGCCAACTACCGCCGGTTCCTGCGCGGCGAAGGCATCCGTCCCCAGGAACCCGGCGAGGAGCGCGCGCGCCGCCCGGACCCCGGCCCGGCCGTCGCCCGGGAAGTCCTGGAGCGCCATAAAGCCCGACGCGGGCTGGTCTGA
- the tsaA gene encoding tRNA (N6-threonylcarbamoyladenosine(37)-N6)-methyltransferase TrmO: MPSETSIALRPIGVIRTPYAALEGMPIQPGGARDSLGRVELDPELAPALADVDGFSHVYLIYCFHESSGYKTTVTPYLDDTPRGLFATRAPKRPNPIGLSVVEVVAIDGNVLTVRGADMLDGTPLLDIKPYAPAFDAPAGPVRSGWLEGRGQTVGQTRSDDRFVGPN; encoded by the coding sequence ATGCCCTCGGAAACATCCATCGCCCTGCGTCCCATCGGCGTGATCCGCACACCCTACGCCGCCCTCGAAGGCATGCCCATCCAGCCCGGCGGCGCCAGGGACAGCCTGGGACGGGTGGAGCTTGACCCCGAACTGGCCCCGGCCCTGGCCGACGTGGACGGCTTTTCCCACGTCTACCTCATTTACTGCTTCCACGAGTCCTCGGGCTACAAGACCACGGTGACGCCCTATCTCGACGACACGCCGCGCGGGCTTTTCGCCACCCGCGCCCCCAAGCGGCCCAATCCCATCGGCCTGTCCGTGGTGGAGGTGGTTGCCATTGACGGCAACGTGCTGACCGTTCGCGGCGCGGACATGCTCGATGGCACGCCGCTACTCGACATCAAGCCCTATGCCCCGGCCTTCGACGCCCCGGCCGGCCCGGTGCGCAGCGGCTGGCTGGAAGGACGCGGCCAGACCGTGGGGCAGACGCGCTCCGACGACCGGTTTGTCGGCCCCAACTGA
- a CDS encoding methyl-accepting chemotaxis protein gives MKAPRDWSISLKIAIVFIAMLTALSGFTMLYFLYELGQYREASGLELRNRLMAEAKDSQRQAVGQAYDVIKYFYDVSQDDAALKKRAHDHLKAVVDAVAGQAKAYYDAHKDAMPREEIEAQLKAMVRQARFDGDNYIWINDLTPRMVMHPTQPALEGQDISGYRDPKGTALFQEMVKAAKDKGQGMVAYMWDKPGAKNDPKLKVSYVRLVPELGWIFGSGAWVEDETARLQAEAKAQLSKMRLPDGNYFFIYDNTRPIPRVVMHPIRPDFDGKILDTAQFDKATSMSPGVQAAAVPYPGGKTNIATGMADAVAATGEGFVSYAWPKPQAGGGETSESYPKLSYVKLFKPWNWIVGMGDYVDGIDREVAQEAAQLDQAVRAIVVKLVIFSIVFLIGMAALCLLTVRRLLNRPISAIVSYADKVAGGDLAAAPASGLTAEMASLAASISAMVDHLKTELEFAKGILNSVTLPCVVAAPDGKITLVNRWLAHFLGEKKEPEAYVGRHMNDVFASHAIVSQVLGDVMSRREIMTNVEYDGRYAWGERFFIKIDAAPISDGAGRMLGVFAMLATLTKVKLQQEALAEQNRLIAAAANTAEGISAKVADNARDLAERIDRTNEGVSYQRQRTLETATAMEEMNASVLEVAQNAGLAAGSADEAKEKARQGSDMVRQVVAAIEDVKAMAETLRGDMAELDKTAENIGRVLEVISDIADQTNLLALNAAIEAARAGDAGRGFAVVADEVRKLAEKTMTATREVGQAITAVQQAARRGNQETVRAAEAVSRSTDLAEAAGEALAAIVGMVDSTADQVRAIATAAEQQSATAAEISRATEEVSRIAEDIRAGMDASVDAVRGLNDETRELGQLIEHMQTSGEAETDDQPRRLPS, from the coding sequence ATGAAAGCACCGCGCGACTGGTCCATCAGCCTCAAGATCGCCATTGTCTTTATTGCCATGCTGACGGCCCTGTCGGGCTTCACCATGCTCTACTTCCTCTACGAGCTTGGCCAATACCGCGAGGCCAGCGGCCTTGAGCTGCGAAACCGGCTCATGGCCGAGGCCAAGGACAGCCAACGCCAGGCCGTGGGCCAAGCTTACGACGTCATCAAATACTTCTATGACGTTTCCCAGGACGACGCGGCGCTCAAAAAGCGCGCCCACGACCATTTAAAAGCCGTGGTGGACGCGGTCGCGGGCCAGGCCAAGGCCTACTACGACGCCCATAAAGACGCCATGCCCCGCGAGGAGATTGAGGCCCAGCTTAAGGCCATGGTCCGTCAGGCCCGCTTCGACGGCGACAACTACATCTGGATCAACGACCTGACCCCCCGCATGGTCATGCACCCGACCCAGCCGGCCCTGGAGGGCCAGGACATCTCGGGCTACCGCGATCCCAAGGGCACGGCCCTTTTCCAGGAAATGGTCAAGGCGGCCAAGGACAAGGGCCAGGGCATGGTGGCCTACATGTGGGACAAGCCCGGGGCCAAAAACGATCCCAAGCTCAAGGTTTCCTACGTGCGCCTTGTGCCCGAACTGGGCTGGATCTTCGGTTCCGGGGCCTGGGTCGAGGACGAGACGGCCCGGCTGCAGGCCGAAGCCAAGGCCCAGCTGTCCAAAATGCGCCTGCCGGACGGCAACTATTTCTTTATCTACGACAACACCCGGCCCATTCCGCGGGTGGTCATGCACCCCATCCGGCCGGATTTCGACGGCAAGATCCTTGATACGGCCCAGTTCGACAAAGCCACGTCCATGAGCCCGGGCGTACAGGCCGCCGCAGTGCCCTATCCCGGCGGCAAGACCAACATCGCCACGGGCATGGCCGACGCTGTGGCCGCCACCGGCGAAGGCTTCGTCAGCTACGCCTGGCCCAAACCCCAGGCCGGCGGCGGCGAAACCAGCGAATCCTACCCCAAACTCAGCTACGTCAAGCTGTTCAAACCCTGGAACTGGATCGTGGGCATGGGCGACTACGTGGACGGCATCGACCGCGAAGTGGCCCAGGAAGCCGCCCAGTTGGACCAGGCCGTGCGGGCCATCGTCGTCAAACTGGTCATCTTCTCCATCGTCTTCCTTATCGGCATGGCCGCCCTGTGCCTGCTTACGGTGCGCCGGCTGCTCAACCGGCCGATCTCAGCCATCGTCTCCTACGCCGACAAGGTGGCCGGCGGCGACCTGGCCGCCGCGCCCGCCTCGGGGCTGACCGCCGAAATGGCCAGCCTGGCCGCCTCCATCAGCGCCATGGTGGACCACCTCAAGACCGAACTGGAGTTCGCCAAGGGTATCCTCAACTCCGTCACCCTGCCCTGCGTGGTGGCCGCCCCGGACGGCAAGATCACCCTGGTCAACCGCTGGCTGGCCCACTTCCTGGGCGAGAAAAAAGAACCCGAAGCCTACGTCGGCCGCCACATGAACGACGTGTTCGCCAGCCACGCCATCGTCTCCCAGGTCCTTGGCGACGTCATGAGCCGCCGGGAAATTATGACCAACGTCGAATACGACGGCCGGTACGCCTGGGGTGAGCGCTTCTTCATCAAGATCGACGCCGCGCCCATCAGCGACGGCGCTGGCCGTATGCTCGGCGTCTTCGCCATGCTGGCCACCCTGACCAAGGTCAAACTGCAACAAGAAGCCCTGGCCGAACAAAACCGGCTCATCGCCGCCGCCGCCAACACCGCCGAGGGCATCTCGGCCAAGGTGGCCGACAACGCCCGCGACCTGGCCGAACGCATCGACCGCACCAATGAAGGCGTGTCCTACCAGCGCCAACGCACCCTGGAAACCGCCACGGCCATGGAGGAAATGAACGCCTCGGTGCTGGAAGTGGCCCAAAACGCCGGCCTGGCCGCCGGCAGCGCCGACGAAGCCAAGGAGAAGGCCCGCCAAGGCTCGGACATGGTGCGCCAGGTCGTGGCCGCCATCGAGGACGTCAAAGCCATGGCCGAAACCCTGCGCGGCGACATGGCCGAACTCGACAAGACCGCCGAGAATATCGGCCGCGTGCTGGAGGTCATCTCCGACATCGCCGACCAGACCAACCTGCTGGCGCTTAACGCCGCCATCGAGGCCGCCCGGGCCGGCGACGCCGGACGGGGGTTTGCCGTCGTTGCCGACGAGGTGCGCAAACTGGCCGAAAAAACCATGACCGCCACCCGCGAGGTCGGCCAGGCCATCACCGCCGTGCAACAAGCCGCCCGCCGGGGCAATCAGGAAACCGTCCGGGCCGCCGAAGCCGTGTCGCGCAGCACCGATCTGGCCGAAGCCGCTGGCGAAGCCCTGGCCGCCATCGTCGGCATGG